Genomic DNA from Mesorhizobium sp. 131-2-1:
CGGAGATCATTTCATCTATCCCGATTGCCGGCCCGCTTTTATCGACGCCTTTCAGACGATGCAGAACCATGCCCTCGCAGGCTACGCCGATATCCGCCTGTACGCTCCGTATGTGAATATGTCGAAGGCCGACATCGTCAGCGAGGGGGCAAAGTACGCCACACCGTTCGAGGCGACGTGGTCCTGCTACAAGGGCGGTGCACTTCATTGCGGTCGCTGCGGGACATGCGTCGAACGGCGCGAAGCATTCGATCTGGCCGGCATCACCGACCCGACAGATTATGAGGACGCAGACTTCTGGCTCCACGCTATCCAGACAAGGAGCGCGTGATGTTCCGCATTACCAAAGAGTTCCACTTCTCGGCCTCGCATCAGCTCACCTCCTTGCCACCAGATCATCAGTGCGCACGTCTGCACGGCCACAACTACATCGTCGTAGTGGAGCTTTCAGGTGGCGAACTGGACGAACACGGCTTTGTGCGCGACTACCAAGATCTGGCGGCGTTCAAGCACTACATCGATGGGACGTTCGACCATCGGCATCTTAACGACGTGCTGGGGCATGACCATGCCACAGCGGAATGTCTGGCCAGGCACTTCTACGACTGGTGCAAGGTGCGGCTACCCGAAACCTCCGCCGTGCGGGTGAGCGAGACGCCGAAAACCTGGGCGGAATACCGACCATGACTTGCGCGTTGCATCCCGGAATCCGGGTGAGCGAGATTTTTGGGCCGACCATTCAGGGCGAAGGCGTGCTGATCGGCTTGCCGACGGTGTTCGTAAGAACCGGCGGGTGCGATTATCGCTGTTCCTGGTGCGACAGCCTGCATGCGGTGGACCGTCGCTTCCGCCATGATTGGGAGATGATGTCTTCCGACGCGGTTTGGCAAAAGGTCATTGCACTTTCCGGCGGTCAGCCCGTGATGGTATCGCTGTCGGGCGGCAATCCGGCCATCCAGCCGCTTGGCCAGTTGATCGACCGCGGGCATGGTGAGGGCTACCGTTTTGCATTGGAAACCCAAGGTTCGGTGTCTAAGCAATGGTTCGCGGATCTCGACGTGCTGGTACTCAGCCCCAAGCCGCCCTCAAGTGAAATGACGACAGATTGGGCCGCGTTCGACGCCTGCTTAGAGGCGGCGCAGGATAAGCCGCAGACGGCGCTCAAGCTCGTCGTCTTCGACGAAGATGACTATGCCTATGCCAAAGACGCCGCGGCGCGCTACCCGCAATTACCCGTCTATCTGCAGCCCGGCAATCACACGCCGCCGCGTCCCGGCAACGAAGACGCGTTCATCGACATGGCCGGTGTGATGAGGCGCATGGAATGGCTGGTTGAAAAAGTGACCCGTGACATGTGGTTCGAGGCGCGTGTACTGCCGCAGCTTCATGTTCTGCTCTGGGGAAACAAACGGGGCGTCTAGCCGAAGGGGAAGGATTGCCGACGATGAGCAAGACAGACCTCTATAGCAATCTCACCCAACTGGGCGGCAGCAGCGTCGTTCCGGAAAGCCCCGAAAACACCGTGCTGGAAAAGGCACCGAAATCCGCATGAGGGCTCGCCTTATTGGGGGCGCTTCACCGCTCCTCTGGAGCGTGACTTGCTCTCGATACTACCATGCTTTTCCGCTGGGTTTGTTTGGTCGCCGATCACCGCTGCGGGACGAATGCGCTTGACAAAATAGCGAAGGGCCGTTCAATTCGATGCATTCACCAGGGGAGTCCCGGCAAGGGGCTGAGATACTGCTGGCTTTCGCGGTGCAGTGACCCGTTGAACCTGATCCAGTTCATACTGGCGTAGGGACGGTGCAAGCGCTTTGCGGGAGTTTACGCCCGAGGTCCTGTTTCGGCAGGTCGGCAGAAGCGTCTTTTCATCCTTCCGGCACAGAACTGGGTCTCCAATGCATGAGCAAAGGAGCCTCACGATGAATGCTCTCACCCCCGCCGTGTCGACGGGACCACTGCCCGCCTCGCGGAAAATCCACAAATCCGGCGTCCTCCACCCGCAGATCAGGGTGCCGATGCGCGAAATCTCCGTCCATCCGACGGCCGGCGAACCGCCCATCACCGTCTACGATCCGTCAGGACCCTATACGGACCCTGCTGTCGAAACCAACATCGAAAAGGGCCTTGCCCGGCTTCGCCACGAATGGGTCACGGCGCGCGGCGATGTCGAAGCCTATGACGGCCGCCATGTCCGGCCGGAAGACAATGGATTCGTCACGGGCGAGCGCCTGACGCCGGAATTTCCCATTCGCAATCGGCCGCTCAGGGCCAAGGCAGGCAAGGCGGTCACGCAGCTAGCCTATGCGCGCGCCGGCATCATCACGCCTGAAATGGAGTTCGTCGCCATCCGCGAGAACCTCGGCCGCGAGATCCTGCGCGGCAAGCTTGAGCGCGACGGCGAAGCCTTCGGCGCGGCGATCCCCGACTTCGTCACGCCGGAGTTCGTGCGCGACGAGGTGGCGCGCGGACGCGCGATCATTCCCGCCAACATCAATCATCCCGAGAGCGAGCCGATGATCATCGGCCGCAATTTCCTGGTGAAGATCAACGCCAATATCGGAAATTCGGCGGTCACCTCCTCGATGGCCGAGGAGGTCGAAAAGATGGTCTGGGCGATCCGCTGGGGCGCCGATACGGTGATGGACCTCTCGACCGGCCGCAACATCCACAACATCCGCGAATGGATCGTGCGCAATGCGCCGGTGCCGATCGGCACGGTGCCTCTCTATCAGGCGCTCGAAAAGGTCAACGGCATCGCCGAGGATCTGAGCTGGGAGGTCTACCGCGACACGCTGATCGAACAGGCCGAACAGGGCGTCGACTATTTCACCATCCACGCAGGCGTGCGGCTGCACTACATCCCGCTGACGGTCGACCGGGTCACGGGTATCGTCTCGCGCGGCGGGTCGATCATGGCCAAATGGTGCCTGCACCATCACCGGGAGAGCTTCCTTTACGAGCATTTCGCCGAAATCTGCGACATCTGCCGCGCCTATGACGTGTCCTTTTCGCTCGGCGACGGCCTTCGTCCCGGCTCGATCGCCGACGCCAATGACGCAGCGCAATTCGCCGAACTGGAAACGCTCGGCGAGCTGACGAAGATCGCCTGGGCCAAGGATTGCCAGGTGATGATCGAGGGGCCCGGCCACGTGCCGATGCACAAGATCAAGGAGAACATGGACAAGCAACTCGCCGTCTGCGGCGAGGCGCCTTTCTATACGCTTGGACCGCTGACGACCGACATCGCGCCGGGTTACGACCACATCACCTCAGGTATCGGCGCCGCCATGATCGGCTGGTTCGGCACCGCCATGCTCTGCTACGTCACACCGAAGGAACATCTCGGCCTTCCCGATCGCAACGACGTCAAGATTGGCGTGATCACCTACAAGATCGCAGCACACGCCGCCGACCTGGGGAAGGGGCATCCGGCGGCGAAAGTCAGGGATGACGCCCTTTCCCGCGCGCGCTTCGAGTTCCGCTGGGAGGACCAGTTCAACCTGTCGCTCGATCCCGAAACAGCGCGGTCCTTCCACGACCAGACCTTGCCCAAGGAAGCGCACAAGCTGGCGCATTTCTGCTCGATGTGCGGGCCGAAATTCTGCTCGATGCGGATTTCCCACGACATTCGTGCCGAAGCGCAGAAGGAGGGCATGGCGGCGATGGCGGCGAAATACCGCGAGGGCGGCGATCTCTACGTGCCGGCGGACGAGACCGGCACACCGCTGGTGCCGGAGGCGCATGAGCGGTCATGAGGGTGCTGGTCAAAGGGGCCGGCGTCGCCGGTCTCACCGCAGCCTTCGAACTCGCCACGCGCGGCGCGGCGGTGACAGTTGCTGAGACAAGACATGGCCTCGGCGGCAATGCGTCGTGGTTCGCCGGCGGCATGCTGGCGCCATGGTGCGAGCGCGAAAGCGCCGAGCAACCGGTGCTGGATCTCGGACGCGATGCCGCCGACTGGTGGGATACGGCAACGCCCGGGCAGGTGACGCGGGCCGGAACACTGGTCGTGGCCGCGCCGCGCGATGCGGGCGAACTCGACCGGTTCGCCAGCCGCACGTCGGGTCATCGGCGCGTCGATGAGGATGAAATCGCGTTGCTCGAGCCCGACCTCGCCGGCCGCTTCCGCCGCGGACTGCTCTTCTCCGACGAAGCCCATCTCGACCCGCGCCAGGCGATGGCGGCACTTCATGACAGGCTGGCGGCGATGGGAGTCGAATTCCACTTCTGCGCCGATGCCCCGGCTGTTTCCGGGTTCGGTCGTCAAATCGACTGCACGGGAATGTCCGCCGTCGATGGAAGGCTGCGTGGCGTTCGTGGCGAGATGCTGATCCTGCGTACGCCTGATGTCTCGCTGTCGCGCCCGGTCCGGCTGCTTCATCCGCGCTTTCCGCTCTATATGGTGCCACGCACCGACCACCGTTTCATGATCGGCGCGACGATGATCGAGAGCCAGTCCACTGGACCTGTCACGGCTCGTTCAATGATGGAGCTTTTGGGCGCGGCCTATGCCCTCCATCCGGCCTTTGGCGAGGCCGAGATCGTTGAAACCGGTGTCGGCGTTCGTCCGGCCTTTCCCGACAACCTGCCCCGCGTCGAAGCGAGCGGAGACACCGTCGCGATCAATGGGCTCTATCGTCACGGTTTTCTCCTCGCCCCCGCCATGGCGCGCCAAGCTGCCGACCTGGTTTTCAATCAAGACGGAACCAAGGAACCTACTCATGAAACTGATGGTCAACGGCGAAGCGCGTGAGGTTGCCGCCACCACGCTGGCGGAGCTGCTTGCCGCGCTCGACTATGAAGGCGATTGGCTCGCCACTGCCGTCAACAGCGACCTCGTGCACAAAGCCAACCGGGCGGAATTCCAGTTGAGCGACGGCGACCGGATCGAAATCCTCTCGCCCATGCAGGGAGGCTAGCATGTTCGAGCTTCTCGGGACGACGCTTCCTTCCCGCCTGCTTCTCGGCACCGCGCAATATCCTTCGCCGGCCATCCTTGCCGATGCGGTCAAGGCATCGGGCACGTCGGTGGTGACCGTCTCGCTGCGCCGTGAGATGGCAGGTGGCAGGGCCGGCGAGAAATTCTGGTCGTTGATCCGCTCGCTGGGCGTCAGAATCCTGCCCAACACTGCCGGCTGCCACTCCGTCAAGGAAGCGGTCACCACTGCGAACATGGCGCGCGAGGTCTTCGGTACGAGCTGGATCAAGCTCGAAGTGATCGGCAACCACGACACGCTGCAGCCAGACGTGTTCGGCCTGGTGGATGCCGCCCGCATCCTGTGCGAGGACGGCTTTGCGGTCTTCCCCTACACCACCGATGACCTTGTCGTCGCCGAACGGCTGCTTGATGCGGGCTGCAAGGTCCTGATGCCGTGGTGCGCTCCGATCGGTTCCGCCCTCGGCCCGATCAACATCACCGCGTTGCGCTCGATGCGCGGACATTTCCCTGGCGTCCCGCTGATTGTCGATGCGGGGCTCGGGCGACCGTCGCATGCGGCAACCGTCATGGAACTCGGCTTTGACGCCGTGCTTCTGAACACCGCGGTCGCCAGGGCTGCCGAGCCGGTCGGCATGGCGCGCGCATTCGGCAAGGCGGTCGATGCCGGTCGTGAGGCTTTCTGCTCGGGAATGCTCGAACCGCGCGACGTTGCCGTGCCGTCGACGCCGACGATCGGCAGGGCAGTGTTTTCATGAAGCTCGATCCCTTCTACCTGATCGTCGACAGCGCTGCCTGGATCGAGCGGCTGGTGCCGCTCGGCGTCAAGCTGGTGCAGCTTCGCATCAAGACCATGGGCGAAGCCGGATTGCGCGCTGAGATCCGCACAGCGAAGGCCTTGTGCGCGCGATACGGGTGCCAGCTCATCATCAATGATTACTGGCGACTGGCCATCGAGGAAGGCTGCGACTTCGTTCATCTCGGTCAGGAGGATATGCAAACCGCCCACCGTTCGCGGATTCGGGTAGCCGGCGTGAGGCTCGGACTGAGCACGCATGATGGTGTCGAACTGGGCACGGCGATGGCCGCCGAGCCCGACTATATCGCGCTCGGCCCCATCTACCCGACCATCCTGAAGACGATGAAATGGGCGCCGCAGGGACTCGAACGGATCAGAGAATGGAAGCATCGGATAGCGCCAATCCCATTGGTCGCCATTGGCGGTCTCAACCCTGACAGGCTCGACGGAGTTTTCGCGGCTGATGCCGACAGCGCGGCGGTGGTCACCGACATCACGCTGAATGCCGATCCCGAAGGGCGCACACGAGAATGGATCGAAAAGACGGAGCGATGGCGCTGAGGCGAGAACCGCATGTGCTTGTCGTTGGTGGGTCGGACTCCAGCGGTGGAGCTGGAATTGCCCGCGATATAGAAACGGTTTCCGCCTTCGGGCTGCGCAGTTGTCTTGCCATCACCGCCGTGACAGTCCAGACGCACTCGGCTGTCGAGCACGTCAAGCTTGTGCCGTCGGAGCTTGTCGCCGCTCAGATGCGCGCCGCGTTCGCTGCCAACGCTGTCGCGGCCGTCAAGATAGGCATGATTGGGACATCGGCGGCTGTTGAGGCAGTCGGCGCTGTTTTGGTCAACCGCCAAGTGCCTGTGGTACTCGACCCGGTCCTGGCCTCTACCTCGGGACGCAATCTGCTGGCGGACGATGCCATTAATATGCTGCGCCACGATCTGATGCCGATCTGCCGGCTTGTAACGCCTAACCTGGTCGAGCTGGCTGCGTTTACCGGCTCGTCACCGGCCGCGGACGAAGAAGGGGCTTGTCGTCAGGCTGAAGAGCTATCGAGGACGGTGAGGACCGCCGTACTCGTCAAGGGCGGCCATGCACAAGGAACCCGTTGCGTCGACGTGCTTTTGCAGCCGAACCAACCTGCAATTCGGTTCGAGGCGCCCCGCTTGCCGCGTGGGATGCGCGGAACGGGTTGCATGATGGCCAGCGCAGTCGCCGCCTCGCTTGCTCTTGGAGCGTCGCTGGAAGCGAGCGTGCGCCAAGCCAAGCAACATGTTTTCGATGCGCTTGCCGGATCGAAGGACATCGGGCCGACAAGCTGATCGGGCCGAACGTATCCAACGCTCCGATCAAGTCTGGCAGGCGATCGTGGGTCTACTCCTAGGACATGAAGGCCCTATCCGAGGGGTGAGAATGCGGCATACACGGTCGCTTTCGCCCATGAACAACACGCCGCTTTGAGGAGGAGCCGCATGCCTCTGTGCCAACAGGTTGATGGGTCATCCGAAACCCGCATCTAGTCGTCGCTAGCGACCGCATGCCGCTTGGCACGTTGTTGGGTGAGCGAACGTTCGAACCGGGGTTAGCCAACTCGAGCCATAATTACGGATTGAATCGCCGTTGCGGTATATAGGGAAGCATCTAACGACAGATTCCCAAACGCCGGTTGACAAAGGAGGTAGTTTGCACCTGCCGCTTCCAGCTGATCAAGAAGAGCTTGTCCCGCAGATGCTGCCGTTCCTACTACGCACAATTCCTTCTCGATTGCTGCATCGAAGGTCAGCGGCAGGTTTGGTGGAGTCGGCATACCATTGAGATCATAAAGGAATTTAAAGCTCTTGAGCCACCGTTCGTAAGCAGGTGCGGCGAGTGAACGTGCATCTGTTTCAGAACGCCCAATCACGACCATTCGGAGCAATCCAAGAAATGGCGCTTGGTCGTCCGCCTCACTGGTGTGCTCTCGACCGGCGCGGAAGGCATCAGTGATTCTTCGAACGGAAGAGGAAGGTCCCACGCACGCGATGTTCATGCCATTCGCAGCGGCCCAGCCTGCCGATTCCGGTCGATTGGTGGCGATCCAAGTCGGCGGATGTGGACGCTGATGAGTTCTTAGCGTCAGCGGAACGCTGTTCAACTCAAAATGGCGACCTTGATAGGATAGCGTGCCGCCCTTCAGCGCATTGATAAGAATTTCGCTGGCTTCCGCATAGTGGTTTGGCGCCGCGTCCGAGCCAATCCCGAAGTAACCCAATTCGATCGGGAGCGAGCCGCGCCCTATCCCAAGTTCGAGCCTGCCACCGCTCAATTGGTCCAGCATACAGATCTCTTCGAACGCACGTAGCGGATGATAGAGGGCAAGCAGCATTACCAACGGGCCGACACGAAGGCGCCGGGTTCGCTGGGCTACGCTCGACAAGAACAGATTCGGTGAGGGACCTCTCCCATGTGGGGTACAATGGTGCTCTGCGAGATGATATGCATAGAATCCAAGGTGATCGCACGCCTCCGCTAACATCAGGCGATCTTCGTACTGTCGGGCGATATCGGGGCCGTCCTCGTCCAGATGATCGAAGATGCCGACAGCTAGGCCTGAAGGAAAGGCCTTATCCATGATATTCTCTCCATTTTTGACGCAACAAGTCCGGTTGCTTGCGTATTCCAAGCATTTTAAAGATTTCTCGCTTATGTAATCGCTCGGATTATTGCCTGCGAAATGCTAAAGCAGAGCCTTGGCAACCTAACGCGGGGGTGTTGACATATTCAATATTCTGCTAATACGACTAGCGGCACGAAGAAACGCATCCATTTGCTCTTTTGTACCGATGCTGACGCGGATGTAATTTTCCAAACCTTTATCTGGAAAGACGGCAACAAGTATTTTTTGCCTTGCGAAGGCTGATTGCCACCATGAGCCGTCCTGTGCCGTTGGCACGCGGGCAAGCAAGAAGTTTGCGTGGGAAGGGATTACGGAAAATCCAAGTTGCGACAGCGCGAGCGTCACTCGCCGTCGTTCATGCCTGATGTGTCTGTGGTTGTCTGCATAGGCGGCGCGGTGCGCAAGGACGCTGATACCAACCGCCTGCCCGATCACATTCATGTTGAAGACGTTCTGGATGTTGCGTAGCCTGCCGATAATTTCAGGATGACCGAAACCGAAACCGACGCGAACGCCGGCGGCAGCATAGCTTTTCGAAAATGTCCTTAAGACCAGAAGGTTCGAATAGCGATTGATGAGGCGTAGACCATTCTCGGGTGCAAAGTCGACGTAGGCCTCATCCAGCACGATCAAGCGGTCCGATTTCGCTACCAGGCGTTCGATATCGGCCACCGGAACGAACGTTCCAGTCGGATTGTTCGGATTGGCTAGCAGAATGAACTTGGCGTCCTTTGCAGGACCGAAGAGCAATTGCTCCATCGGCAAGGAATGATCTTTGCTAAATTCGATTTCGACAAATTGAGCACCCTGCAACGTTGCAAGTTTGCGGTTGAACGAAAAGCCTGGCGACATCATCGCCACGCTATCCCCCGGGGTAAGGAATGCTCTGTAGACAAGTCCAAGCAGTTCAGACGATCCGTTGCCGGCGATCACCTGATCCATGGAGACGCTGTAGGCATTCGCCGCTGCTTCTCTCAAGCTGATGTTATCGTCTTCTGGATATAGATACTGCCGTTCGAGAGCTGCAATCGCACTTTGCATTATGATTTCCGGAAGCGGGAAGGGGTTCTCATTCGTGTTTAGTTTTACCCAACTTGAATCCGGCGCTGGTGTATCGGATGGCAGAGCATCTAACTGTCTCGCCACTTGCGAAAGAGACGACAGCACACTCTGAAGTTTTGCATCGGACATGTTTTTCTCCGTTTCAGTCGCAGAGGGAATCCGGGATGAACTGATGGTCTGAGCACATGGCCGACCAACAGTGCATTCACACCGCCGTTGTCAGCACATTGACCCCGCGAGGTCGGGCGGGCTGTCCTCCCGGGTCGGATTGGCCCGACGCTCAGTCCGCATCCACTCGTCATCGGGCCAAGGCTCCGCCAACCACCAACGCTTGATTTGTCCCTGATATTTGCCTCGGTCAGCCTTTCAAGGACGCTTGATCTGATGCCGTATTTCCTCAGCGTGTATCCAATCTGGCGCGGCGTCAGTCCAAGCAGGCGCCGCCTTTGTCTGCACCGAACCATCTCTTCACGGCCGCGATGACACGCTCGCGATTTGACATACTCGTACCGTTAAAGAGGCTGCGCTGGGAGGCGCCAGCGGTGCCTGGTCGCTGACGACGGACGGGACCGTAGCGGCGGCCCAAGGAGCAGCCTCAGTCGGCCGCGTGGCCGGCCTGTCTGGCATCATCGGCCCAGTTGCGGCACCTTGTTGCCCGGTCCGCTCTTCCACGGCGCCGCGAAAAAACACTGTCCGTGGCATTCTGCCGATTGACGCTCCCGCTGCCAGGAACATGCGATGCAGCTTCACTGTCTGCCCAACCAGATTGGCGATTGTGGTGAGGAGGCGCAGGTCGTAATCGAGGAGGGAACTTGATTTGTTGTCCAAGATGCGGTCGATGGTCGGCGTGCCCACGACGTTCGCATCGACGCGAACGGGTACGCCGATGAACGAGACTTTCATGCTGTCGGACGCCCCGAGCACGTCCTTGTCGGCGGCGTTGAAAGCCGGGTCCACCGCTTGGTTGCGGATTTTGACTGGTCACGGGCAAGCGCGAAAAACGCCCTGGCCGTAAGTCGGGACGCTGCAACGTGGTCGAGTGCACAGCGGTGCGATGCCTTGCCATGGAGTTTCCTTTCATGAATCGCGACCGTCGACTGGCTTCTGCACGCCGCAACCGCACGTTGATTCACGAGACCGGAATGGGGCGGGAGAGTCAATCGAGCTTTCTTTCATTCGCGAAAGGAAACTCTGCGCTCATGATAGAATTCCATCAGTTTCATATAGCTCCGGTAGATGATATCGAACGGCAGAATGTCTGCCCCGGCGTCGCCGCGGTGCCGGTGCTGATGGCCCGGGCCATCAGCCTAATCAGCTCCTGGCAAAGCTGGGCGCAGTGGCGTGGCGACCGCCATCGCGACGATGCCATCTACGAGGGCCGACTGCGACTCCGGCGTGATTTCATTCACAATCGCGACAGCGTCTTGAGCTTTGCGCACCTCGCGGAGCTCCTGATGGCCCCCTGCCCCCGCCGACCATACAGAAGCCGACGAGCTCAGGTTGCCGTGCATGAGATCCAGCGTGGTCTCGTATGTGATCTGCCGCTTCTCGAGGGTCACGAGCGTATCGAGCACCTCCAAACTCGGCGCGTTGTCACGGAAATAGGAGCGAAAGCCGATTTCGCGGAGCTCGTGCCCCTGCAAGCGGTGGCTGCCGACGAAGACCGCCCCTTGCCGGGCCGTTTTGCGACCGTGGAAAACATCCAAGCGGCGGCCCCCCGACCTCGTCCCGCCATAGGAGGAAACGGCACCGCGACCTTGATGCAGTGTCATGGATGGATGGGGCATTATTCGGGAACCGAACCAATCCACAGAAATATTTTGTTGGTATTTTTGTTGGTCCGCGCTCCTATTGCTCCATGCCGAGGCGATTGAAAACGAACTCAAATTTTCTCTACTTGGATTCCGCCTCGGATGAGGCGAAGGCATTCATGGCCATAGGCGAGAGTTTTGCCAAGCATGAGACCGTGAAGCATTCCAGCCACGAATATCTTCGCGACACGGTCCACGTCAATTAGGTGGAGGGTTTCAATTCCCGCGTGCGGCGGACGATCGCCGGCGTCTTTCACCATATCAGCCCGCAACATGCCGACCTGTATTTCCATGAAATCGGCTTCCGCTGGTCTCAGCGCGTCGTGTCTGGAAGCGCCATTCGGAAAACTCGGCATGGCCGGGAAATCATGCGAAGGCTCTGGTCACGGGTGCCGCCAGCGCTGCAACTGCCGACTGTCTTTTGCGCCGCCACGGGACGTCAGATGCGGCGAAGCCCCGATGGTGGCATCACTATCAAATCGGCCGTAGCTGTCTTTGGTTGATAAAGGCCGGGGTAAGGATGAATGAACGCAGCAATGTAGACAGGCTCGTTTTTGGAAGAGACCTCTAAGTCGAGGGCGAATACCTTGTCGCTAGTCTAGGAAGGGGTCTGCGCCGGCGCGCGACGGCGCCTGTCGGGCTTCTCCGCGGTCGTCTCCAATATCATGAGCAATGCGCCGGCCGTGCTGGCGCCCAGGCCCTTCATACCGGTCTGGAAACCCGGATGTGCCTGGCCTGATTGTCGCCATGAGTTCCACGCTGGTCGACAACTTTACGCTGCTCGGCTAGGTCGCCAGACTGATCTTCCCCGAGCAGGCGCAGATCGCTGGCACAGATCTCAGTTTTGGGCGTTTTCTTCAAGGCCGGACTGCCGCTGAAGCTGATCACGCTCCATAACGGTTCGGTTGCTATGCGCAAGGCCTCGGTCGTGCTCCTATATTCCACGGAGAATTACTCATGGCTGCTTACGCAACGTTTCTTAACACCGATTTTAATAGCGCAAAAGGATTTCCGACGTA
This window encodes:
- the queD gene encoding 6-carboxytetrahydropterin synthase QueD, whose product is MFRITKEFHFSASHQLTSLPPDHQCARLHGHNYIVVVELSGGELDEHGFVRDYQDLAAFKHYIDGTFDHRHLNDVLGHDHATAECLARHFYDWCKVRLPETSAVRVSETPKTWAEYRP
- the queE gene encoding 7-carboxy-7-deazaguanine synthase QueE, producing MTCALHPGIRVSEIFGPTIQGEGVLIGLPTVFVRTGGCDYRCSWCDSLHAVDRRFRHDWEMMSSDAVWQKVIALSGGQPVMVSLSGGNPAIQPLGQLIDRGHGEGYRFALETQGSVSKQWFADLDVLVLSPKPPSSEMTTDWAAFDACLEAAQDKPQTALKLVVFDEDDYAYAKDAAARYPQLPVYLQPGNHTPPRPGNEDAFIDMAGVMRRMEWLVEKVTRDMWFEARVLPQLHVLLWGNKRGV
- the thiC gene encoding phosphomethylpyrimidine synthase ThiC; the protein is MNALTPAVSTGPLPASRKIHKSGVLHPQIRVPMREISVHPTAGEPPITVYDPSGPYTDPAVETNIEKGLARLRHEWVTARGDVEAYDGRHVRPEDNGFVTGERLTPEFPIRNRPLRAKAGKAVTQLAYARAGIITPEMEFVAIRENLGREILRGKLERDGEAFGAAIPDFVTPEFVRDEVARGRAIIPANINHPESEPMIIGRNFLVKINANIGNSAVTSSMAEEVEKMVWAIRWGADTVMDLSTGRNIHNIREWIVRNAPVPIGTVPLYQALEKVNGIAEDLSWEVYRDTLIEQAEQGVDYFTIHAGVRLHYIPLTVDRVTGIVSRGGSIMAKWCLHHHRESFLYEHFAEICDICRAYDVSFSLGDGLRPGSIADANDAAQFAELETLGELTKIAWAKDCQVMIEGPGHVPMHKIKENMDKQLAVCGEAPFYTLGPLTTDIAPGYDHITSGIGAAMIGWFGTAMLCYVTPKEHLGLPDRNDVKIGVITYKIAAHAADLGKGHPAAKVRDDALSRARFEFRWEDQFNLSLDPETARSFHDQTLPKEAHKLAHFCSMCGPKFCSMRISHDIRAEAQKEGMAAMAAKYREGGDLYVPADETGTPLVPEAHERS
- the thiO gene encoding glycine oxidase ThiO; this translates as MRVLVKGAGVAGLTAAFELATRGAAVTVAETRHGLGGNASWFAGGMLAPWCERESAEQPVLDLGRDAADWWDTATPGQVTRAGTLVVAAPRDAGELDRFASRTSGHRRVDEDEIALLEPDLAGRFRRGLLFSDEAHLDPRQAMAALHDRLAAMGVEFHFCADAPAVSGFGRQIDCTGMSAVDGRLRGVRGEMLILRTPDVSLSRPVRLLHPRFPLYMVPRTDHRFMIGATMIESQSTGPVTARSMMELLGAAYALHPAFGEAEIVETGVGVRPAFPDNLPRVEASGDTVAINGLYRHGFLLAPAMARQAADLVFNQDGTKEPTHETDGQRRSA
- the thiS gene encoding sulfur carrier protein ThiS, whose product is MKLMVNGEAREVAATTLAELLAALDYEGDWLATAVNSDLVHKANRAEFQLSDGDRIEILSPMQGG
- a CDS encoding thiazole synthase encodes the protein MFELLGTTLPSRLLLGTAQYPSPAILADAVKASGTSVVTVSLRREMAGGRAGEKFWSLIRSLGVRILPNTAGCHSVKEAVTTANMAREVFGTSWIKLEVIGNHDTLQPDVFGLVDAARILCEDGFAVFPYTTDDLVVAERLLDAGCKVLMPWCAPIGSALGPINITALRSMRGHFPGVPLIVDAGLGRPSHAATVMELGFDAVLLNTAVARAAEPVGMARAFGKAVDAGREAFCSGMLEPRDVAVPSTPTIGRAVFS
- a CDS encoding thiamine phosphate synthase, producing MKLDPFYLIVDSAAWIERLVPLGVKLVQLRIKTMGEAGLRAEIRTAKALCARYGCQLIINDYWRLAIEEGCDFVHLGQEDMQTAHRSRIRVAGVRLGLSTHDGVELGTAMAAEPDYIALGPIYPTILKTMKWAPQGLERIREWKHRIAPIPLVAIGGLNPDRLDGVFAADADSAAVVTDITLNADPEGRTREWIEKTERWR
- a CDS encoding hydroxymethylpyrimidine/phosphomethylpyrimidine kinase, translated to MALRREPHVLVVGGSDSSGGAGIARDIETVSAFGLRSCLAITAVTVQTHSAVEHVKLVPSELVAAQMRAAFAANAVAAVKIGMIGTSAAVEAVGAVLVNRQVPVVLDPVLASTSGRNLLADDAINMLRHDLMPICRLVTPNLVELAAFTGSSPAADEEGACRQAEELSRTVRTAVLVKGGHAQGTRCVDVLLQPNQPAIRFEAPRLPRGMRGTGCMMASAVAASLALGASLEASVRQAKQHVFDALAGSKDIGPTS
- a CDS encoding LLM class flavin-dependent oxidoreductase codes for the protein MDKAFPSGLAVGIFDHLDEDGPDIARQYEDRLMLAEACDHLGFYAYHLAEHHCTPHGRGPSPNLFLSSVAQRTRRLRVGPLVMLLALYHPLRAFEEICMLDQLSGGRLELGIGRGSLPIELGYFGIGSDAAPNHYAEASEILINALKGGTLSYQGRHFELNSVPLTLRTHQRPHPPTWIATNRPESAGWAAANGMNIACVGPSSSVRRITDAFRAGREHTSEADDQAPFLGLLRMVVIGRSETDARSLAAPAYERWLKSFKFLYDLNGMPTPPNLPLTFDAAIEKELCVVGTAASAGQALLDQLEAAGANYLLCQPAFGNLSLDASLYTATAIQSVIMARVG
- the hisC gene encoding histidinol-phosphate transaminase, encoding MSDAKLQSVLSSLSQVARQLDALPSDTPAPDSSWVKLNTNENPFPLPEIIMQSAIAALERQYLYPEDDNISLREAAANAYSVSMDQVIAGNGSSELLGLVYRAFLTPGDSVAMMSPGFSFNRKLATLQGAQFVEIEFSKDHSLPMEQLLFGPAKDAKFILLANPNNPTGTFVPVADIERLVAKSDRLIVLDEAYVDFAPENGLRLINRYSNLLVLRTFSKSYAAAGVRVGFGFGHPEIIGRLRNIQNVFNMNVIGQAVGISVLAHRAAYADNHRHIRHERRRVTLALSQLGFSVIPSHANFLLARVPTAQDGSWWQSAFARQKILVAVFPDKGLENYIRVSIGTKEQMDAFLRAASRISRILNMSTPPR